The following proteins are co-located in the Larus michahellis chromosome 9, bLarMic1.1, whole genome shotgun sequence genome:
- the BMP15 gene encoding bone morphogenetic protein 15, translated as MALLHPFASLLLLLLAVPLSQAVNQSLLPPGSLPGVPPLPLLQALQVRAPDSQGWQAGPASRQPLRYMLNLYRRAADREGRPRRGRSLGTNTIRLIWASSHGGQPWAGRWYVQPLTYRLEGQPEAEHLLRATMVYLPSLPLARGRLLCALELATTGEAPGTLLSPVARPRHGWAEADVTPYLVPGNSSMGSLALRHVCVRAGRAGGRDAPVAPSHPFLLLYLNDTRAGLPSPAAEPHRHRRDAGMLAHDLPGYLREQGGGKSDCSLRPFPVSFAQLGWDHWIIAPHRYNPRYCKGSCPRLLRYDYHAPNHAVVQSFVHQLVDANVPRPSCVPYHYSPISVLMIERDGGILYKEYENMIAESCTCR; from the exons ATGGCTTTGCTCCATCCCTttgccagcctcctcctcctcctccttgcagtGCCCCTTTCCCAGGCTGTAAACCAGTCCCTGCTGCCCCCTGGCTCCCTGCCTGGTGTCCCCCCACTGCCCCTCCTTCAGGCCCTGCAAGTGCGGGCACCGGACAGCCAGGGCTGGCAAGCGGGGCCAGCAAGCAGGCAGCCCCTGCGCTACATGCTGAACTTGTACCGGCGTGCTGCCGACCGCGAAGGCCGACCCCGCCGTGGCCGCAGCCTGGGCACCAACACCATCCGCCTCATCTGGGCCAGCTCCCATGGGGGTCAGCCCTGGGCAG GTCGCTGGTATGTGCAGCCCCTCACCTACCGCCTGGAGGGCCAGCCCGAGGCCGAGCACCTCCTCCGAGCCACCATGGTCTACCTGCCCAGCCTGCCGCTGGCCCGTGGTCGCCTCCTCTGTGCACTGGAGTTGGCCACCACTGGCGAGGCACCCGGGACACTGCTCAGCCCTGTCGCCCGCCCCCGCCATGGCTGGGCCGAAGCGGACGTCACCCCATACCTAGTGCCGGGGAACAGCAGCATGGGGAGTCTAGCGCTGCgacacgtgtgtgtgcgtgccgGACGGGCGGGGGGCCGTGATGCCCCAGTGGCCCCCAgccaccccttcctcctcctctaccTCAACGATACCCGGGCGGGGCTGCCATCTCCTGCAGCGGAGCCCCACCGGCACCGGCGCGATGCAGGGATGCTGGCCCATGACCTGCCTGGCTACCtgcgggagcagggaggggggaaaagcgACTGCTCCCTGCGCCCCTTCCCTGTCAGCTTCgcccagctgggctgggaccaCTGGATCATCGCTCCCCACCGCTACAACCCGCGCTACTGCAAGGGCTCCTGTCCCCGCCTGCTCCGCTATGACTACCACGCACCCAACCATGCAGTGGTGCAGAGCTTCGTCCATCAGCTGGTGGATGCCAACGTGCCTCGGCCCTCCTGTGTCCCCTACCACTACAGCCCCATCAGCGTCCTCATGATCGAGCGTGACGGCGGCATCCTCTACAAAGAGTATGAGAACATGAttgcagagtcctgcacctgcCGGTAA